GGTAGGGCAGTGGTACAGTTGGGTTGCTTTGGTAGACAGGAATGTGTTTTTCGTAGGGAATCCTGCGGGCTCTTTTCTTTACGTTTTTACCGGACTTCATGCCGTACACTTAATCAGTGGTGTGATATTTCTGATTATTGTATTAATTTCGACTTTCAGATATAAGGTCCATTCCCAATCTATGGATACATTGGAGATGGCGACTACCTATTGGCATTTTCTTGCTGCACTGTGGTTATATCTGTTTATGTTTTTGCTTTTGAATCATTAAAATTAACTAAGTACAAATCAATATCTTATGTCTGCGCATTCTACTGCTATAGGAGTAAGCTCGAAAAGAGGCGTTTGGGATGGAGGTAACGAACCTCTCAAAGCCAGCTATGGAAAACTAATGATGTGGTTTTTCCTGCTTTCGGATATCTTCACTTTTGCCGCCTTTTTGATCACTTATTTAGCGATTCGGGTAAGTTACCCTGCCTATGATGGACCACTTACGGACTTTGTAGGATCCAATGAATATTGGCCTATTCCGGAATTGGTTTTTGATGCCATTCCTCTAGTACATGGTGTGCATGCACCTTTGGTGTTTGTGGGAATCATGACCTTTATTTTGATTGCCAGCTCGGTGACTATGGTATTGGCTGTGGAAGCAGGACATAGAAATGACCGCGATGATGTGGTCAAATGGATGCTTTGGACCCTGCTTGGAGGGATCACTTTCCTTAGCTGTCAGGCATGGGAG
This genomic window from Algoriphagus sp. TR-M9 contains:
- a CDS encoding cytochrome c oxidase subunit 3, giving the protein MSAHSTAIGVSSKRGVWDGGNEPLKASYGKLMMWFFLLSDIFTFAAFLITYLAIRVSYPAYDGPLTDFVGSNEYWPIPELVFDAIPLVHGVHAPLVFVGIMTFILIASSVTMVLAVEAGHRNDRDDVVKWMLWTLLGGITFLSCQAWEWSHFIHGSDAGTVLTYVNDLGRTVTETVFGANLLVNEYGPASFANLFFFITGFHGFHVTIGVILLFLCFYQAAVGVYDRRGHYEMVEKIGLYWHFVDLVWVFVFTLFYLI